A region from the Microcebus murinus isolate Inina chromosome 3, M.murinus_Inina_mat1.0, whole genome shotgun sequence genome encodes:
- the SOD3 gene encoding extracellular superoxide dismutase [Cu-Zn] yields the protein MLALLCACLLLAARASVAGTDADLDLGEQIRDMHAKVTDIWQEVTRRKEDGDAPLYAACRVQPWASADAAQPRVTGLVLFRQLDPGARLEAFFDLAGFPAEPSNSSRAIHVHQFGDLSQGCESTGPHYNPLAVPHPQHPGDFGNFAVRDGRLWKHRANLAASLAGPHSIVGRAVVVHAGVDDLGRGGNQASVENGNAGRRLACCVVGLSGPAPWAQKERENAERKKRRRDSECTAA from the coding sequence ATGCTGGCGCTGCTGTGTGCCTGCCTGCTCCTGGCGGCCAGGGCCTCGGTCGCCGGCACGGACGCGGACCTGGACCTGGGGGAGCAGATCCGAGACATGCACGCCAAAGTGACGGACATCTGGCAGGAGGTCACGCGGCGCAAGGAGGACGGCGACGCCCCGCTCTACGCCGCCTGCCGCGTGCAGCCGTGGGCCTCGGCGGACGCCGCGCAGCCGCGCGTCACCGGCCTGGTCCTCTTCCGGCAGCTGGACCCCGGCGCCAGGCTCGAGGCCTTCTTCGACCTGGCGGGCTTCCCGGCCGAGCCCAGCAACTCCAGCCGCGCCATCCACGTGCACCAGTTCGGGGACCTGAGCCAGGGCTGTGAGTCCACCGGGCCCCACTACAACCCGCTGGCCGTGCCGCACCCGCAGCACCCGGGCGACTTCGGCAACTTCGCCGTGCGCGACGGCCGCCTCTGGAAGCACCGCGCCAACCTGGCCGCGTCGCTCGCGGGCCCGCACTCCATCGTGGGCCGCGCCGTGGTGGTCCACGCCGGCGTGGACGACCTGGGCCGCGGCGGCAACCAGGCCAGCGTGGAGAACGGCAACGCGGGCCGCCGGCTGGCCTGCTGCGTGGTGGGCCTGAGCGGGCCCGCGCCCTGGGCGCAAAAGGAGCGGGAGAACGCCGAGCGCAAGAAGCGGCGGCGCGACAGCGAGTGCACGGCCGCCTGA